One region of Penaeus vannamei isolate JL-2024 chromosome 36, ASM4276789v1, whole genome shotgun sequence genomic DNA includes:
- the LOC113809838 gene encoding serine/arginine repetitive matrix protein 1, whose amino-acid sequence MFPPVPDTALKGTHTHFPLPADSSSPESFLPRRNTSFLWDKTVQDNTDFESSFDPDAFFRQHRHLLAESDHSTELEKSLYDRRKGIAGTYSTLESKSPSGFTSAHDTHLYAGMTTPYDELTYEETLFEVKVDRLQPRAPSLRGAKAESSIPPTSEEEAALQVFLKNRQLKAQAEAAKHEPSKTKSEVEALKKAKEERNYSKRNTTSFGRRGPGLAAPSGTDRPRAKPRSESFRLGRSAHHHHRLDAATDASLDDRLSESLIKSYIEERIKAVERQIRQEVAEEASLVTRRARPSPKTPFPDMTPARPPAADAEDSSSKEYILREIAAVLAAKGYLPGAQVAPGDGAPRPKDPSPSRREPPTEGASPRQPRHRAAGVQQLSRVQRYKSVSPRSTPPRARKAAVHSNASTYRSHKEPKREPAAQDSSLPKTSGSLASSGDAGDAKRRKRRSTGSRSSLTSLLRAPETSSSDTELDNSFRSRRPGGSGRKGGAVGVTARAASLEGGAGHGTYALPSIVVSNQAIPVARVGGASGATQDSAPASLPPQGLDGRQEKQLEAIYSALSTAPAAGAATKSASRESSASPSRRRPPPRPPAPAVPRPPPRPPPPAFHQYEPPPQSKREGQAGAPTAEAPPRSLVPPPVPRRPKKAAPQPPSSGRSPTRPADATKGDKTPPGASYLLATQGASLGGDSRAKQDGLPTHQAGLERIPSFQVRAEASPACPSRGESTPTYQTVSETATSPVMPEEDAPAPERGAREQAPPSEDALASHTPAGSAQTAEATAGITDSGASLEQFNEGGASARPSRTLERRSSLASRPGSPQHQSPARQSLGQASATSQPHEDRSQADYFVMDHVTGNGGAGEGEATEEASL is encoded by the coding sequence ATGTTCCCGCCGGTGCCCGACACGGCCCTCAAAGGCACCCACACCCACTTCCCGCTGCCCGCCGACTCCTCGTCGCCCGAGTCCTTCCTGCCGCGGCGCAACACGTCCTTCCTGTGGGACAAGACGGTGCAGGACAACACGGACTTCGAGAGCTCCTTCGACCCCGACGCCTTCTTCCGCCAGCACCGCCACCTGCTGGCCGAGAGCGACCACTCCACGGAGCTCGAGAAGAGCCTCTACGACCGCCGCAAGGGCATCGCCGGCACCTACTCCACCCTGGAGAGCAAGTCGCCCTCGGGCTTCACGTCGGCGCACGACACGCACCTCTACGCCGGCATGACCACGCCCTACGACGAGCTCACCTACGAGGAGACGCTCTTCGAGGTCAAGGTGGACCGCCTGCAGCCGCGCGCGCCCTCGCTGCGGGGCGCCAAGGCCGAGAGCTCCATCCCGCCCACCAGCGAGGAGGAGGCGGCGCTGCAGGTCTTCCTCAAGAACCGCCAGCTGAAGGCGCAGGCCGAGGCCGCCAAGCACGAGCCCTCCAAGACCAAGTCGGAGGTCGAGGCGCTGAAGAAGGCCAAGGAGGAGAGGAACTACAGCAAGCGGAACACGACCAGCTTCGGGCGCCGCGGCCCCGGTCTGGCGGCCCCGTCGGGCACCGACCGGCCCCGCGCCAAGCCCCGCAGCGAGAGCTTCCGCCTCGGCCGCagcgcccaccaccaccaccgcctcgaCGCCGCGACGGACGCCAGCCTGGACGACCGCCTCTCGGAGTCGCTCATCAAGTCGTACATCGAGGAGCGCATCAAGGCCGTGGAGCGCCAGATCCGgcaggaggtggcggaggaggccaGCCTGGTCACGCGGCGCGCGCGCCCCAGCCCCAAGACGCCCTTCCCCGACATGACGCCCGCGCGGCCGCCCGCCGCCGACGCCGAGGACTCCTCCAGCAAGGAGTACATCCTGCGCGAGATAGCGGCGGTGCTGGCGGCCAAGGGCTACCTCCCGGGCGCCCAGGTGGCCCCGGGGGACGGCGCCCCCCGCCCGAAGGACCCCTCCCCTTCCAGAAGGGAGCCTCCGACCGAGGGCGCCAGCCCGCGGCAGCCCAGGCACAGGGCGGCGGGCGTGCAGCAGCTGTCCCGGGTGCAGCGCTACAAGAGCGTGTCCCCGCGCAGCACGCCGCCGCGCGCGCGCAAGGCGGCCGTCCACTCCAACGCCAGCACCTACAGGAGCCACAAGGAGCCCAAGCGCGAGCCCGCCGCGCAGGACTCCAGCCTCCCCAAGACCTCCGGCAGCCTCGCCAGCAGCGGCGACGCGGGCGACGCCAAGCGCCGCAAGCGCCGCTCCACGGGCTCCCGCAGCAGCCTCACCAGCCTCCTGCGGGCGCCCGAGACCTCCAGCAGCGACACCGAGCTGGACAACAGCTTCCGCTCGCGGCGCCCCGGCGGCTCCGGCAGGAAGGGCGGCGCGGTCGGCGTCACGGCGCGGGCGGCGTCGCTGGAAGGGGGCGCGGGGCACGGCACCTACGCCCTGCCCAGCATCGTCGTCTCCAACCAAGCCATCCCCGTCGCCAGGGTCGGGGGGGCCTCCGGCGCGACCCAGGATTCCGCCCCCGCCTCGCTCCCCCCGCAGGGCCTCGACGGGCGCCAGGAGAAGCAGCTGGAGGCCATCTACAGCGCCCTTTCGACCGCGCCGGCCGCGGGCGCCGCAACCAAAAGCGCGTCCCGGGAGTCGAGCGCCTCGCCCTCCCGCCGCCGGCCGCCCCCGAGGCCCCCGGCGCCCGCAGTGCCCAGGCCGcccccgcgcccgccgccgcccgccttcCACCAGTACGAGCCCCCGCCGCAGTCAAAGCGCGAAGGGCAAGCCGGCGCCCCGACGGCCGAGGCGCCTCCGCGGTCGCTCGTTCCTCCTCCGGTGCCGCGCCGGCCGAAGAAGGCCGCCCCGCAGCCGCCTTCGTCGGGCAGGTCGCCCACGAGGCCCGCGGACGCGACCAAAGGGGACAAGACGCCCCCGGGCGCGTCCTACCTGCTGGCGACTCAGGGCGCGTCGCTGGGCGGGGACAGCAGGGCGAAGCAGGACGGCCTGCCCACGCACCAGGCGGGCCTCGAGCGCATCCCGTCGTTCCAGGTGCGGGCGGAGGCCAGCCCCGCGTGCCCGAGCCGAGGCGAGAGCACGCCCACGTACCAGACCGTCAGCGAAACGGCGACGTCGCCGGTGATGCCCGAGGAGGACGCCCCCGCGCCCGAGAGAGGGGCGCGCGAGCAGGCCCCGCCCTCCGAGGACGCCCTCGCCTCCCACACGCCCGCCGGTTCTGCTCAGACAGCCGAAGCAACGGCCGGGATTACTGACAGCGGCGCCTCGCTTGAACAATTCAACGAAGGAGGAGCATCGGCGCGGCCCTCCCGCACCCTCGAGCGGAGGAGCTCCCTGGCGTCGCGCCCGGGGTCGCCGCAGCACCAGAGCCCCGCCAGGCAGTCGCTGGGGCAGGCGTCGGCGACGTCGCAGCCCCACGAGGACCGCTCGCAGGCCGACTACTTCGTCATGGATCACGTGACAGGTAATGGCggcgcgggggaaggggaggcgacaGAGGAAGCGAGTCTCTGA